One Rhinoderma darwinii isolate aRhiDar2 chromosome 6, aRhiDar2.hap1, whole genome shotgun sequence DNA window includes the following coding sequences:
- the LOC142656337 gene encoding gamma-crystallin-3-like isoform X2, with protein sequence MNINNTVKTGMPQMQSKDTAERKTGLVQVATSMTMIIFYEDKHFQGRSYECRSECPDLSSFFRRCNSIRVESGNWILYEHPNYRGHQYFLQRGDYPDFQQWMGYNDSIRSCRLSPQKHEGSFRINIYEKEDFRGQMMEFTEDCPHVYEKFRFHGIHSVHVHDGYWMFYEEPNYKGRQFYLRPGEYRRYTDWEATISKIGSFRRVHHFH encoded by the exons ATGAATATTAATAATACTGTCAAGACGGGCATGCCGCAAATGCAATCTAAAGATACAGCTGAAAGAAAGACAG GTCTTGTTCAAGTAGCAACCTCTATGACAATG ATAATTTTCTATGAAGATAAACATTTCCAGGGTCGCTCTTATGAGTGTCGCTCTGAGTGTCCAGACTTATCTTCGTTCTTTAGACGCTGCAACTCCATCCGTGTAGAAAGTGGAAACTGGATCCTGTATGAACATCCCAACTACAGAGGACATCAGTACTTCCTTCAAAGAGGAGATTATCCTGACTTCCAGCAATGGATGGGTTACAATGACTCCATTAGGTCTTGTCGCCTGAGCCCACAG AAGCATGAGGGTTCATTCAGAATCAATATCTATGAGAAAGAAGACTTCAGAGGTCAGATGATGGAGTTCACTGAAGATTGTCCTCATGTCTATGAGAAATTCAGATTTCATGGTATTCACTCTGTCCATGTGCATGATGGATATTGGATGTTCTATGAAGAACCCAACTACAAGGGACGTCAGTTTTACTTGAGACCTGGAGAGTACAGGAGATACACTGACTGGGAAGCAACAATCTCCAAGATTGGTTCCTTCAGACGTGTCCATCATTTCCATTAA
- the LOC142656337 gene encoding gamma-crystallin-3-like isoform X1, with product MNINNTVKTGMPQMQSKDTAERKTGLVQVATSMTMVRKCKIIFYEDKHFQGRSYECRSECPDLSSFFRRCNSIRVESGNWILYEHPNYRGHQYFLQRGDYPDFQQWMGYNDSIRSCRLSPQKHEGSFRINIYEKEDFRGQMMEFTEDCPHVYEKFRFHGIHSVHVHDGYWMFYEEPNYKGRQFYLRPGEYRRYTDWEATISKIGSFRRVHHFH from the exons ATGAATATTAATAATACTGTCAAGACGGGCATGCCGCAAATGCAATCTAAAGATACAGCTGAAAGAAAGACAG GTCTTGTTCAAGTAGCAACCTCTATGACAATGGTAAGAAAATGCAAG ATAATTTTCTATGAAGATAAACATTTCCAGGGTCGCTCTTATGAGTGTCGCTCTGAGTGTCCAGACTTATCTTCGTTCTTTAGACGCTGCAACTCCATCCGTGTAGAAAGTGGAAACTGGATCCTGTATGAACATCCCAACTACAGAGGACATCAGTACTTCCTTCAAAGAGGAGATTATCCTGACTTCCAGCAATGGATGGGTTACAATGACTCCATTAGGTCTTGTCGCCTGAGCCCACAG AAGCATGAGGGTTCATTCAGAATCAATATCTATGAGAAAGAAGACTTCAGAGGTCAGATGATGGAGTTCACTGAAGATTGTCCTCATGTCTATGAGAAATTCAGATTTCATGGTATTCACTCTGTCCATGTGCATGATGGATATTGGATGTTCTATGAAGAACCCAACTACAAGGGACGTCAGTTTTACTTGAGACCTGGAGAGTACAGGAGATACACTGACTGGGAAGCAACAATCTCCAAGATTGGTTCCTTCAGACGTGTCCATCATTTCCATTAA